The following are encoded together in the Proteiniphilum saccharofermentans genome:
- the clpX gene encoding ATP-dependent Clp protease ATP-binding subunit ClpX, which yields MAKKANSSNHCSFCGRSEQEVNLLISGMTGFICDMCAEQAHEIVNDSFQSNKKSDIGLSLSSLPKPAQIKEFLDQYVIKQESAKRFLSVSVYNHYKRILQKNTKDEVEIEKSNIIMVGATGTGKTLLARTIAKMLQVPFTIVDATVLTEAGYVGEDIESILTRLLQVADYNVNAAERGIVFIDEIDKIARKSDNPSITRDVSGEGVQQGLLKLLEGSVVNVPPQGGRKHPEQRMIAVNTKNILFICGGAFDGIEKKIAQRLNTRVVGYAASNQSSVIDRNNLMKYITPLDLKSFGLIPEIIGRLPVLTYLEPLDRDALLRILVEPKNSIIKQYQKLFEMDNVTLTFDHEAYEYIVDKAIEFKLGARGLRSIVEAIMIEAMFTLPSSGEKKKMHVTREYAAQQLENSDLHHLRVA from the coding sequence ATGGCAAAAAAGGCGAATAGCAGCAATCATTGCAGTTTTTGTGGAAGAAGTGAACAGGAAGTAAATCTGCTCATTTCGGGTATGACCGGCTTTATCTGTGACATGTGCGCCGAACAGGCACACGAAATTGTGAACGACTCGTTCCAAAGCAACAAGAAATCAGACATCGGACTTTCCCTCTCCTCGCTCCCCAAACCGGCACAGATCAAGGAGTTTTTAGATCAGTATGTGATCAAACAGGAGAGTGCAAAGCGTTTTCTGTCGGTATCGGTCTATAACCACTATAAACGAATCCTGCAGAAGAATACCAAAGATGAGGTGGAGATTGAAAAATCGAACATCATTATGGTAGGAGCAACAGGTACAGGAAAAACATTGCTGGCCAGAACCATTGCAAAGATGCTGCAGGTTCCCTTTACTATTGTGGATGCAACTGTGCTTACTGAAGCCGGCTACGTGGGAGAGGATATAGAGAGTATTCTCACCCGTCTGCTTCAGGTCGCTGACTATAACGTAAACGCCGCGGAAAGAGGGATTGTTTTTATCGATGAAATCGATAAGATTGCCCGTAAGAGCGACAACCCCTCTATCACCCGCGATGTGAGTGGTGAAGGAGTACAGCAGGGATTACTGAAATTACTCGAGGGCTCGGTGGTAAATGTCCCGCCCCAGGGTGGCAGAAAACATCCGGAACAGAGGATGATCGCCGTAAATACCAAAAATATATTGTTTATTTGCGGAGGTGCCTTCGACGGGATAGAGAAAAAAATCGCCCAACGCCTCAACACACGTGTGGTAGGTTATGCCGCCAGCAATCAAAGTTCGGTAATCGACCGGAATAACCTGATGAAATATATCACTCCGCTCGACCTGAAATCATTCGGGCTGATCCCGGAGATCATCGGGCGACTTCCAGTCCTCACCTATTTAGAGCCGCTCGACCGGGATGCACTGCTGCGCATATTGGTGGAGCCTAAAAATTCGATCATCAAACAATATCAGAAGTTATTTGAGATGGATAACGTAACACTCACTTTCGACCATGAAGCTTACGAATATATCGTCGATAAGGCGATTGAATTTAAACTGGGAGCGCGCGGATTGCGTTCTATCGTAGAAGCAATCATGATCGAAGCTATGTTCACTCTCCCCTCTTCAGGTGAGAAGAAAAAAATGCACGTTACCCGCGAATATGCTGCTCAACAGTTGGAGAATTCAGATCTCCACCATTTAAGAGTCGCCTGA
- the clpP gene encoding ATP-dependent Clp endopeptidase proteolytic subunit ClpP, which translates to MHNDFRKYAVKHLGMNGSRLDSYMNITSQGGYISPTIIEERQLNVAQMDVFSRLMMDRIIFLGTAVDDYTANVIQAQLLYLDSSDPGKDISIYINSPGGSVYAGLGIYDTMQFISSDISTICTGIAASMSAVLLVAGTEKKRFALNHSRVMIHQPLGGVQGQASDIEITAREIAKIKQELYGIISTHSGKPIEDVARDSDRDFWMTASEAKEYGMVDDVLTKKK; encoded by the coding sequence ATGCATAACGATTTTAGAAAATATGCGGTGAAACATCTGGGCATGAACGGCTCCAGATTGGACAGTTACATGAATATCACCAGCCAGGGAGGATACATCTCCCCCACCATCATCGAGGAACGCCAGCTCAACGTAGCACAGATGGATGTTTTTTCCCGTTTGATGATGGATCGTATTATCTTCCTCGGTACCGCAGTCGACGATTATACAGCCAATGTGATCCAGGCTCAGTTACTCTATCTCGATTCTTCCGACCCGGGAAAAGATATCTCTATCTACATTAACTCACCCGGCGGGTCAGTCTATGCAGGATTGGGTATCTACGACACCATGCAATTCATCTCAAGCGATATATCTACCATTTGTACCGGTATTGCGGCTTCAATGTCAGCCGTATTACTGGTAGCCGGTACCGAGAAAAAACGGTTCGCCCTCAACCATTCACGCGTGATGATCCATCAACCGTTGGGAGGTGTGCAGGGACAAGCCTCGGACATAGAAATTACCGCCCGTGAAATAGCAAAGATCAAACAGGAACTCTACGGCATCATATCTACTCATTCGGGTAAACCTATTGAAGATGTGGCCAGAGACTCCGACCGCGATTTCTGGATGACGGCATCCGAAGCCAAAGAGTATGGTATGGTAGATGACGTCCTGACAAAAAAGAAATAA
- the tig gene encoding trigger factor translates to MKSTLNKTNDVNGTIVIELEKADYQEKVDKSLNQYRQRANIPGFRQGKVPKSLIRKLYGKAILVDEINKIVSDEIGNFIRDNKLKVLGEPLPADNLDEEIDLEKDEILKFSFDVALTPEFDLKLDKSVELTSYKIQLEPELFERQMDAYKQNYGTYASVEEEAKDTDLIKGTLVEMDGDKEKENGQVIENAILMPSYIKDEETKNSFIGAKVGDSVVLNPRKAYDNNEAEIASLLQTTKENVAEINSDFRFDIKEVTRYKEAEMNQELFDKVLGEGVATTEEEFRTKVGEELVKQFKPDVDHLFIHEARDLIVKMMEEVTFPDELLKRWLLEADEKRTAEEIEEDFPKILEDLKFHVARQKIVEENEIKVDFTDIEALATEVARAQFAQYGMTNLPADVLQNYTKSLLEKEETVRNLFDRATENKLIDWLKENVTVIEKEISSKDFSELMSGHMHQHGEHTEEHGHDEDIVEEIVSDNSVTEEAADTEQPVSNDTPDTEEGMESTEKPAKKRKTSTKK, encoded by the coding sequence ATGAAGTCAACACTGAACAAAACGAACGATGTGAATGGAACCATCGTCATTGAACTGGAAAAAGCAGATTATCAGGAAAAGGTAGATAAATCACTGAATCAATACCGTCAAAGGGCCAATATTCCCGGATTCCGTCAGGGAAAAGTACCCAAAAGCCTGATCCGGAAATTATATGGAAAAGCTATATTGGTCGACGAAATCAATAAAATTGTTTCCGACGAAATAGGGAATTTCATTCGTGACAATAAACTTAAAGTACTGGGAGAACCTCTGCCGGCTGATAACCTGGACGAAGAAATTGATCTGGAAAAAGATGAGATACTCAAATTCTCGTTCGATGTGGCGCTTACTCCCGAATTCGACCTGAAGCTCGACAAAAGTGTTGAACTGACCTCCTACAAGATACAACTGGAACCGGAACTGTTCGAACGGCAGATGGATGCCTACAAACAGAATTACGGCACTTATGCATCTGTGGAAGAGGAAGCAAAAGATACCGATCTGATCAAAGGCACCCTTGTCGAAATGGATGGTGACAAGGAAAAAGAGAACGGCCAGGTAATAGAAAACGCTATCCTGATGCCGTCCTATATTAAGGATGAAGAGACTAAAAACAGCTTTATCGGAGCCAAAGTAGGTGACAGCGTGGTACTCAATCCCAGAAAAGCCTACGACAATAACGAAGCCGAAATAGCATCGCTGCTGCAAACCACTAAAGAAAACGTAGCGGAGATAAATTCTGATTTCCGGTTCGACATTAAAGAGGTGACCCGCTATAAAGAAGCAGAAATGAACCAGGAACTTTTCGACAAAGTATTGGGTGAAGGAGTAGCCACTACGGAAGAAGAGTTCAGAACAAAGGTGGGAGAAGAACTGGTGAAACAATTTAAACCGGACGTCGATCATCTGTTCATTCATGAAGCACGGGATCTCATTGTAAAGATGATGGAAGAAGTAACATTCCCCGACGAACTGTTGAAACGTTGGCTACTCGAAGCGGATGAAAAACGTACAGCCGAAGAGATAGAAGAAGATTTTCCAAAAATTCTGGAAGACCTGAAATTCCATGTGGCAAGACAGAAAATCGTGGAAGAAAATGAGATCAAAGTCGACTTCACAGATATTGAAGCGCTTGCAACAGAAGTGGCAAGAGCACAGTTTGCCCAATATGGAATGACCAACCTGCCGGCAGATGTGCTGCAAAATTATACCAAGAGCCTGCTCGAAAAAGAAGAAACAGTCCGTAACCTGTTCGACAGGGCTACCGAAAACAAACTTATCGACTGGCTAAAAGAAAATGTGACCGTAATTGAAAAAGAGATCTCATCGAAAGATTTCAGCGAATTAATGAGCGGACATATGCATCAACACGGTGAACATACAGAAGAGCACGGTCATGATGAAGATATTGTAGAAGAAATCGTTTCCGACAATAGCGTAACAGAAGAGGCGGCCGACACAGAGCAACCTGTTTCTAACGACACACCTGACACGGAAGAGGGGATGGAGTCAACCGAAAAACCGGCAAAAAAAAGAAAAACATCGACAAAAAAATAA